A genome region from Cutaneotrichosporon cavernicola HIS019 DNA, chromosome: 5 includes the following:
- the SHE4 gene encoding uncharacterized protein (Myosin-binding striated muscle assembly central), which translates to MSTDHRLKALLQSKSPTSPNDVRLLATAISSPSQNESGLALLALSKVVDASNARGGDDAAQAARIKDTFNPLVSDAVSQGADDPASFVPAVSLLAALAPLAPAGTVALVTQSLGINSKEEASDIDPLGVLLELAELPSPLQPALAALLSALAGTKAGRGIVRDRAFEYLSAAVDAKDLEGDTGVLSAVALSKLGRPDPQVGEPEEQRLARDEQSLEGEVQLAHTLMGHIKSVSSAQAILPTLEGLSVLSTRPAIRDVLCSDADFLKAFLALSPVPQPKGGSLPVTPRSSMGSLDEALAPVDAALCFGLATVLAHLVARKPVLSEHDQQMERLRRMAISGKTALEAEDEDPAERDDAVEKRVVALLKAQVIPALSGIVRAESPRVRDALARICLGLVEERAHRAPFIRDGGFKVLTIVLRDSTQGMAAPQALAKLVITTPPQLLFPPPHQTNALNALAPLYTLLVSQEASLLQQFEALMALTNLASVDGQFGARIVDAKVATPDDFKGRGRDDTKVIDKVEELMLDDNTLVRRAATELVCNLVNSEAGFAHFAGEADGKESNIKVENGGKAVRSTARLGVLLLLTDVDDLPTRLAASGALAILTESPNACSAVVAGGAISGSHRSVWDRLGDLFEPGGERPDVEDADGQVSAVQTISSAPPDVGLAHRGAVIVSNLLEYVRELPEPEEKAARKSIAESRLEDRLTGAARTLAQSRQDESMQVAMMLARTKKLFVG; encoded by the coding sequence ATGTCCACTGATCATCGCCTCAAGGCGCTCCTCCAGTCCAAGtctccaacctcgccaaACGACGTGCGCCTTCTCGCCACGGCAatctcctctccctcccaaAATGAGTCTGGGCTAGCGCTTCTAGCTCTCTCAAAGGTCGTGGACGCATCAaacgcgcgaggaggagacgatGCAGCCCAAGCCGCGCGGATCAAGGATACGTTCAATCCGCTCGTGTCCGACGCCGTTTCCCAGGGTGCCGACGACCCGGCGTCGTTCGTCCCCGCCGTCTCACTCCTCGCGGCTCTGGCACCACTCGCTCCAGCCGGcaccgtcgccctcgtcactcAGTCGCTAGGCATTAACAGCAAGGAAGAAGCGTCGGACATCGACCCACTCGGCGTGCTACTCGAACTTGCAGAGCTCCCGTCACCTCTCCAACCTGCACTTGCGGCTCTGCTCTCAGCTCTGGCTGGCACTAAGGCTGGGCGCGGGATCGTGCGCGACCGCGCCTTCGAGTATCTGAGCGCTGCGGTCGACGCCAAAGACCTTGAGGGGGATACAGGTGTGCTGTCCGCTGTGGCCCTCAGCAAGCTCGGTCGGCCGGACCCGCAAGTCGGCGAGCCCGAGGAGCAGAGGCTTGCGCGCGATGAGCAgtcgctcgagggcgaggtgcaGCTCGCCCACACGCTCATGGGCCACATCAAGAGTGTGTCCTCAGCACAGGCCATCCTGCCCACGCTTGAGGGCTTGAGCGTGCTCAGCACCCGGCCCGCTATTCGGGACGTGCTCTGTTCCGATGCTGACTTCCTCAaggccttcctcgccctgtCTCCCGTTCCCCAACCCAAGGGCGGCTCCCTCCCCGTCACGCCGCGGTCATCCATGGGCTCTCTAGATGAGGCACTCGCTCCAGTGGACGCGGCCCTCTGCTTCGGTCTCGCGACCGTGCTGGCACACCTCGTGGCACGCAAGCCCGTACTCTCAGAGCACGACCAGCAAATGGAGCGGTTGCGCCGCATGGCCATCAGCGGCAAGACCGctctcgaggccgaggacgaggacccCGCGGAGCGTGACGATGCGGTCGAGAAGCGCGTCGTAGCCCTGCTCAAAGCGCAGGTTATCCCGGCACTTAGCGGCATTGTACGCGCCGAGTCGCCTCGCGTACGTGATGCCCTGGCGAGGATATGCCTCGGATTAGTGGAGGAGCGTGCACACCGTGCCCCGTTCATCCGTGACGGTGGCTTTAAGGTGCTCACTATCGTCTTGCGCGACTCTACGCAGGGTATGGCTGCACCGCAAGCGCTCGCGAAGCTCGTAATCACGACACCGCCACagctcctcttccctcctccgcatcAGACGAACGCGCTTAACGCCCTCGCTCCACTGTATACGCTGCTCGTCTCGCAGGAAGCGAGCCTGCTGCAACAGTTCGAGGCGCTGATGGCGCTGACGAACCTCGCATCCGTCGACGGGCAGTTTGGTGCGCGCATTGTCGATGCCAAGGTTGCGACACCGGATGATTTCAAGGGCCGTGGACGCGACGACACAAAGGTCAttgacaaggtcgaggagctgatgctcgacgacaacaCCCTTGTGCGGCGTGCTGCGACCGAGCTTGTGTgcaacctcgtcaactcGGAAGCCGGCTTTGCGCACTTTGCGGGCGAGGCTGACGGGAAGGAGTCCAACATCAAGGTAGAGAACGGGGGGAAGGCAgtgcgctcgacggcgcgaCTGggcgtcctccttcttctcacGGATGTGGATGACCTCCCCACCCGTCTCGCTGCCAGTGGTGCGCTGGCCATCCTCACGGAATCACCTAATGCATGCTCGGCGGTTGTGGCCGGTGGCGCGATCTCAGGTTCCCATCGCAGTGTGTGGGACCGTCTCGGTGACCTATTCGAGCCTGGCGGCGAGCGTCCagacgtcgaggacgccgacggaCAGGTAAGCGCGGTGCAGACCATctcgtccgcgccgcctgACGTGGGGCTCGCGCACCGCGGTGCGGTCATCGTCTCCAATCTTCTCGAGTATGTCCGCGAACTGCCCGAAccggaggagaaggcggcaCGAAAAAGCATCGCGGAGAGCAGACTCGAGGATCGTCTTACTGGTGCAGCCAGGACGCTCGCCCAGAGCCGGCAGGACGAGAGTATGCAGGTCGCTATGATGCTCGCGCGGACCAAGAAGCTGTTCGTAGGGTGA